A genomic window from Glycine soja cultivar W05 chromosome 10, ASM419377v2, whole genome shotgun sequence includes:
- the LOC114372038 gene encoding uncharacterized protein LOC114372038, translating to MATGVNRKISAASARAHTRRAKKTNSLSLPSGILGTALAVLFIGFLAWAYQVIQPPAPKICGTSDGPPITAPRIKLRDGRHLAYKEHGVPKDAAKYKIISVHAFDCCRHDTVVANTLSPDVVEELGLYIVSFDRPGYGESDPDPNRTLKSLALDIEELADHLGLGSKFYVVGVSMGGQVVWNCLKYIPNRLAGAVLISPVVNYWWPGLPANLTTEAFSKKKLEDRWALRVAHYIPWLTYWWNTQRWFPASTAIAHSPDNLSHQDKELVPKMSNRKSYVAQVRQQGDYETLHRDLNIGFGNWEYSPLDLENPFPNNEGSVHLWHGDEDLMVPVTLQRYIAQKLPWIHYHELQGSGHMFAHADGMSDTIIKSLLRAK from the exons ATGGCCACCGGAGTGAACAGAAAAATTTCTGCTGCATCAGCTCGGGCCCACACCAGAAGGGCAAAGAAAACCAATTCCCTTTCCCTCCCATCGG GAATTCTTGGAACAGCACTAGCAGTGTTGTTTATTGGGTTTTTAGCATGGGCTTATCAGGTTATTCAACCTCCCGCTCCCAAGATATGTGGCACTTCTGATGGACCGCCTATAACAGCACCAAGAATCAAATTAAGAGACGGAAGGCATTTGGCATACAAAGAGCATGGCGTTCCAAAGGATGCAGCCAAGTATAAAATCATCTCTGTCCATGCTTTTGATTGTTGCAGGCATGATACTGTGGTTGCCAATACCCTATCGCCG GATGTTGTTGAGGAGCTGGGGCTCTACATTGTATCTTTCGACAGACCTGGTTATGGGGAAAGTGATCCTGATCCAAATCGTACTTTAAAAAGCCTTGCTTTAGATATAGAAGAGCTTGCAGATCACCTGGGATTGGGGTCCAAATTCTATGTAGTTGGTGTCTCCATGGGTGGACAAGTTGTTTGGAACTGCCTTAAGTACATACCTAACAG GCTGGCAGGTGCAGTACTCATAAGCCCCGTTGTGAACTACTGGTGGCCTGGTCTTCCTGCAAACTTAACTACTGAagcattttctaaaaaaaaattagaagaccgATGGGCACTTCGTGTTGCTCACTACATACCGTGGCTAACTTACTGGTGGAACACTCAAAGATGGTTCCCTGCCTCTACTGCAATTGCTCATAGTCCAGATAACCTTTCTCATCAAGACAAAGAACTTGTGCCTAAGATGTCTAATAGAAAGAGTTATGTG GCACAGGTAAGACAGCAAGGTGATTATGAAACCCTCCACCGCGACTTAAATATTGGTTTCGGTAACTGGGAATATAGTCCCCTTGAtcttgaaaacccatttccaaaTAATGAAGGCTCTGTCCATCTTTGGCATGGAGATGAGGATCTGATGGTTCCAGTTACATTGCAACGATACATAGCGCAAAAGCTTCCATGGATTCACTATCATGAACTCCAAGGTTCTGGtcacatgtttgctcatgctgATGGTATGAGTGATACTATCATTAAGTCACTTTTACGTGCAAAGTAG
- the LOC114370471 gene encoding germin-like protein subfamily 3 member 2 encodes MFSRNTLWLFLAIFSHSVAISFASDPDPVQDFCIPNPRFGAIKTAHNMHYILPCKNSSEVITEDFVFSGLTKASENFSNTGLAVVSANPTNFPGLNTLGLSFARADIEVGGINPPHFHPRATELVHVLQGKVYSGFVDSNNRVFARVLEQGEVMVLPKGLVHFMMNVGDEPATLFGSFNSQNPGIQKIPSAVFGSGIDEELLQKAFGLSSKQIGILRKKFDPKTSR; translated from the exons ATGTTTTCAAGAAACACCCTTTGGCTTTTCCTTGCAATTTTCTCCCACAGTGTGGCCATTTCATTTGCCTCTGACCCTGATCCAGTCCAAGACTTCTGCATACCAAACCCAAGATTTGGTGCCATCAAAACAGCACATAACATGCACTACATTCTCCCATGCAAGAACTCCTCCGAGGTCATCACTGAGGACTTTGTCTTCTCAGGACTCACAAAAGCCTCAGAGAACTTCTCAAACACAGGCCTAGCTGTGGTCTCAGCAAACCCTACCAATTTTCCAGGGCTCAACACTCTAGGCTTGTCTTTCGCGCGAGCTGACATCGAAGTTGGTGGCATCAACCCACCCCATTTCCACCCCCGAGCCACGGAGCTGGTTCATGTGCTGCAAGGAAAAGTGTactcag GTTTTGTTGATTCCAACAATAGGGTGTTTGCTAGAGTGCTTGAACAAGGAGAGGTCATGGTGCTCCCTAAAGGGCTAGTGCACTTCATGATGAACGTTGGTGATGAACCTGCCACATTGTTTGGAAGCTTCAATAGCCAAAACCCTGGTATTCAGAAGATACCTTCTGCTGTGTTTGGCTCAGGGATTGATGAGGAGCTTCTGCAGAAGGCTTTTGGATTGAGTTCTAAGCAGATTGGGATCTTGAGGAAAAAATTTGATCCCAAGACATCAAggtag